The proteins below are encoded in one region of Flammeovirga kamogawensis:
- a CDS encoding ABC transporter ATP-binding protein, producing the protein MDKSIIDIQDVTKRFPVGDTEFTALRNINLKIEKGEFTGLIGPSGSGKTTLLNLVGALDEPSDGKILISGKNVAAKSDEESALLRNEHIGFIFQSYNLLPVYTIFENVEFPLLLQKMGKEERKKEVMQALEWVGLADIANKKPSQISGGQAQRVAIARSIVKKPDIVLADEPTANLDSENAYKIMDILKKLNEDLGITFLFSSHDSKVIDYLKRIISLEDGKVIKDETKR; encoded by the coding sequence ATGGATAAAAGTATCATAGACATACAAGATGTTACCAAAAGATTTCCAGTAGGAGATACAGAATTTACAGCACTAAGAAACATCAATTTAAAAATTGAAAAAGGGGAATTTACAGGGTTAATAGGGCCGAGTGGTTCTGGTAAAACAACCTTATTAAATTTAGTAGGAGCTTTAGACGAACCGTCTGATGGAAAAATTTTGATAAGTGGTAAAAATGTGGCGGCAAAATCAGATGAAGAATCGGCTTTATTGAGAAATGAACATATAGGTTTCATTTTTCAGAGTTATAACTTATTGCCAGTTTACACTATTTTCGAAAATGTTGAATTTCCATTATTACTTCAAAAAATGGGGAAAGAGGAACGCAAAAAAGAAGTAATGCAAGCATTAGAGTGGGTAGGATTAGCAGATATAGCAAATAAAAAGCCTTCACAAATTTCTGGCGGACAAGCACAGCGTGTAGCCATTGCAAGATCAATTGTAAAAAAGCCAGACATAGTTTTAGCAGACGAACCTACAGCAAATTTAGATTCAGAAAATGCTTATAAAATAATGGATATTCTGAAAAAATTAAACGAGGATTTAGGCATCACTTTCTTGTTTTCATCGCATGATTCTAAAGTAATTGACTATCTAAAACGAATAATTTCTTTAGAAGACGGAAAGGTAATTAAAGACGAAACAAAGCGTTAA
- a CDS encoding TetR/AcrR family transcriptional regulator, whose product MKSKSKILEVGKELFFKNSIKKVSVTDIIEKADVSKMTFYRNFNNKEDLIISILEELNSKAMLEYKSMVEKDITFKEKLIKLIALKIEFSKSFSKEFLIELMHLYAESKEVTGRLAEMKNEGQAVFIQEILKAKANGEVNENLSVAFIIAMIEHYQLFIEDEKHLSLFNSTEELIANTMHLFCFGLSGNSK is encoded by the coding sequence ATGAAGTCGAAAAGTAAAATTTTAGAGGTTGGGAAAGAGCTGTTTTTTAAAAATAGTATAAAGAAGGTTAGTGTTACAGATATAATAGAAAAAGCGGATGTTTCTAAAATGACCTTTTATAGAAACTTCAATAATAAGGAGGACTTAATTATATCTATTCTTGAAGAACTAAATTCTAAAGCCATGTTGGAGTATAAAAGCATGGTTGAAAAGGATATTACTTTTAAAGAAAAGCTAATTAAACTAATAGCATTAAAAATAGAATTTTCGAAATCGTTCAGTAAAGAATTTCTGATTGAATTAATGCACCTTTATGCGGAAAGCAAGGAAGTTACGGGTAGACTAGCAGAGATGAAAAATGAAGGGCAGGCAGTTTTTATTCAAGAAATACTTAAAGCAAAAGCAAATGGTGAGGTTAATGAGAATTTAAGTGTTGCTTTTATAATTGCTATGATAGAACATTATCAATTGTTTATAGAAGATGAAAAACACCTTAGCCTATTTAATTCAACCGAAGAATTGATTGCCAATACAATGCATTTATTTTGTTTTGGTTTAAGTGGTAATTCAAAGTAA
- a CDS encoding ABC transporter permease, producing MNTLYHFTLSFKLAFRNIISSGLRTWLTIITLALAFVMILFFNSMYKGWEYQGIIDQEDWEFAQGHLTHPEYDKLDPFTIESGHGTFEDNPHAIPVLIIQANIYPEGRMLPILLKGIPSDQQIVKLPTHKFKHSEAEIPVIIGEGMAQNNHLKVGDKILMRWKDNKGTFDAKNVTIEAIFKTSVPTVDAGQIWIDINTLWSLTGKKQEATYFLCDADFDQSKTGDWKFSSKDELLKDFYAMIEMKSSSSVFLYGILMIIALIAIFDSQVFSVFKRQKEIGTYIALGFTKKRVTFLFTVEGVMYALLAIIVGTVIALPLISWLNTVGIPMSANQEASKEMGVTIGEYIYPLLTTGLYLKTVLWIIGLSAIVSYLPVRKIAKMNTVDALKGKK from the coding sequence ATGAATACTTTATATCATTTTACCCTAAGTTTTAAATTGGCCTTTAGGAACATCATTAGTTCAGGTTTAAGAACATGGCTAACTATAATTACGTTAGCATTGGCTTTTGTCATGATTTTGTTCTTTAACTCAATGTACAAAGGTTGGGAATACCAAGGGATAATCGACCAAGAAGATTGGGAATTTGCACAAGGGCATTTAACTCACCCTGAATACGATAAACTAGACCCTTTTACTATAGAAAGTGGACATGGAACATTTGAAGATAACCCACATGCAATACCTGTATTAATCATTCAAGCCAATATTTATCCAGAAGGAAGAATGTTGCCTATTTTACTAAAAGGAATACCTTCTGACCAACAAATAGTAAAACTCCCAACACATAAATTTAAACATTCTGAAGCAGAAATTCCTGTAATTATTGGAGAAGGAATGGCACAGAACAATCATTTAAAAGTAGGAGATAAAATACTAATGCGTTGGAAAGATAATAAAGGAACTTTTGATGCTAAAAATGTTACAATAGAAGCCATATTTAAAACATCTGTACCAACTGTAGATGCAGGGCAAATATGGATAGATATCAATACGTTATGGAGTTTGACAGGAAAGAAACAGGAAGCCACTTACTTTTTATGTGATGCCGATTTTGATCAATCAAAAACAGGAGATTGGAAGTTTTCTTCTAAAGATGAACTCTTAAAAGATTTTTATGCAATGATAGAAATGAAATCTTCATCGAGTGTATTTCTTTATGGCATCTTAATGATTATTGCTTTAATCGCAATTTTTGATTCTCAAGTATTCTCCGTTTTCAAACGTCAAAAAGAAATAGGAACGTATATAGCACTCGGTTTTACTAAAAAACGTGTTACATTTTTATTTACAGTAGAAGGTGTAATGTATGCATTACTTGCAATTATTGTAGGTACTGTTATCGCACTTCCACTAATTAGTTGGTTAAATACAGTAGGTATTCCAATGTCTGCCAATCAAGAGGCATCCAAAGAAATGGGAGTGACCATAGGTGAATACATTTATCCGCTTTTAACAACAGGGTTATATCTAAAAACAGTGTTATGGATTATTGGCTTATCTGCAATTGTAAGCTATTTACCTGTTAGAAAAATTGCAAAAATGAATACAGTAGATGCACTTAAAGGAAAGAAATAA
- a CDS encoding mechanosensitive ion channel family protein — MEPINIKILVTGIIIVLSFIGQSVVKKHIAKYADKKGFSVHRKVYVSNFFGFLMSMLIVIGLIITWEVSFQGIAVYLASIFTLLGVAFVAAWSMLSNITASLILFFAYPFKIGDYVRIQDGGENSVEGTIINITLFNIRILTEDDIEVSYPNNLALQKPIKRYRKKAIKPKDMEEDDLNRFD; from the coding sequence ATGGAACCCATCAATATAAAAATATTAGTTACAGGAATTATAATTGTATTGTCGTTTATAGGGCAATCTGTGGTTAAGAAGCACATAGCAAAGTATGCAGATAAAAAGGGATTTTCGGTGCATAGAAAAGTATATGTAAGTAACTTTTTTGGTTTTCTGATGTCTATGTTAATTGTAATAGGTTTAATTATTACATGGGAAGTTTCTTTTCAGGGAATTGCGGTGTATTTAGCGTCTATTTTTACATTGTTGGGTGTGGCTTTTGTTGCGGCTTGGTCTATGTTAAGTAATATAACAGCCTCTTTAATTTTATTCTTTGCCTATCCTTTTAAAATTGGAGATTATGTTCGCATTCAAGATGGTGGAGAGAACTCTGTAGAAGGGACTATTATTAATATCACTTTATTTAATATTAGAATTCTTACAGAAGATGATATTGAAGTTTCTTATCCAAATAATTTGGCTTTACAGAAGCCAATAAAACGCTACCGTAAAAAGGCAATAAAGCCAAAAGATATGGAAGAAGATGACCTTAACAGGTTTGATTAA